Proteins encoded together in one Spirochaeta cellobiosiphila DSM 17781 window:
- a CDS encoding putative glycoside hydrolase, with product MKKIILSLIIVLCHFSLWSNDFYLEQGHLYKQTEAGGTLVTTLPQRQIYPFNGTEPILLTSLAQVDANTIYVTSPFRIYKSIDAGQSWTSIVYRSQFGRWAYLTAIAIDSQNRIAIGTSFHGLYLSDAAQKKWTDHSEHVPGLSSGAGYFDDIDSLVFDGQDNLYMTVRLGSELYKYNVTSFQFDKLKYTLNEQIRGLSWKEGLRFDTDWGHYGYADGEATKLTAWDKGLTLTAEEKARRALANDKAGLYLSAWQASAHLDEHIAFAKSHGLNAIVIDFKDDLGRVTYNSKLPMVKDTKALYSLLDIDTIVAKTKAAGLYLIGRVVVFKDPKLYAYDNNKYALWDETRKAPWGHFIKVKDEETGEDKLEQREFWVDEYSEEVWDYNIAIAKEMEAAGVSEIQFDYIRFPSEGPTQNITFRYQKSNMDYMDALESFLKKSRENISIPIGTDVFGFNGWYVMDYLGQNIQRISSYVDVISPMTYPSHFNGAFMRGEESYNEWGEKLYFTGVTRAKRIVNNKALIRPYVQSFLIYKELKMEEPEYTDYLYKQLTGNKKAGAGGFLLWNASGRYYMVKKDLSEYHSQTK from the coding sequence ATGAAGAAAATCATACTTAGTTTAATTATAGTTCTCTGCCACTTTAGTCTCTGGTCCAATGACTTTTATTTGGAGCAAGGACATTTATATAAACAAACAGAGGCCGGGGGAACCCTTGTTACAACCCTCCCCCAAAGACAGATCTATCCCTTTAACGGGACAGAGCCTATTCTCCTAACCTCCTTGGCTCAGGTGGATGCTAATACTATCTATGTGACAAGTCCCTTTAGGATCTATAAGAGTATCGATGCTGGTCAATCCTGGACAAGTATCGTTTATCGCTCCCAATTCGGACGATGGGCTTACTTAACGGCTATTGCAATAGACAGTCAGAACCGTATTGCTATAGGAACCAGTTTTCATGGTTTGTATTTATCTGATGCCGCTCAAAAGAAATGGACTGATCATTCTGAACATGTTCCAGGGTTAAGTTCCGGGGCTGGTTATTTTGATGATATAGACAGTCTTGTCTTTGATGGACAGGACAATCTGTATATGACAGTCCGACTAGGATCCGAGTTATATAAATACAATGTGACAAGCTTTCAATTTGACAAGTTAAAGTATACGCTGAATGAACAAATCAGAGGGCTCTCCTGGAAAGAGGGACTTCGCTTTGACACGGATTGGGGCCATTACGGATATGCTGACGGTGAGGCTACTAAGCTTACGGCCTGGGATAAAGGTCTAACACTGACAGCAGAGGAAAAGGCCAGACGTGCCTTAGCCAATGACAAGGCAGGGCTTTATCTATCTGCATGGCAGGCTAGTGCCCATTTAGATGAACATATTGCCTTTGCCAAATCCCATGGACTTAATGCTATCGTCATTGACTTCAAAGATGACCTCGGACGTGTCACTTATAATTCCAAGCTGCCTATGGTCAAGGATACGAAAGCGCTCTATTCCCTCCTGGACATTGATACCATAGTGGCTAAGACAAAAGCAGCGGGACTGTATTTGATAGGAAGAGTGGTGGTCTTCAAGGATCCTAAGCTCTATGCCTATGATAATAATAAATACGCCCTCTGGGATGAGACCCGTAAAGCCCCCTGGGGCCACTTCATCAAGGTCAAAGATGAGGAAACGGGAGAAGATAAGTTAGAACAGCGGGAGTTCTGGGTTGATGAATATTCTGAAGAAGTCTGGGACTACAACATCGCCATAGCCAAGGAGATGGAAGCTGCCGGAGTTAGTGAGATACAGTTTGACTACATACGTTTTCCCTCAGAAGGGCCTACCCAGAACATAACATTCCGCTATCAGAAGAGTAATATGGATTATATGGATGCCCTGGAATCCTTCCTTAAAAAGAGCCGGGAAAATATATCCATTCCTATTGGAACAGATGTCTTTGGATTTAATGGTTGGTATGTCATGGATTATCTAGGCCAGAATATCCAGCGCATCAGTTCCTATGTAGACGTTATCAGTCCTATGACTTATCCCAGTCACTTTAATGGCGCCTTTATGAGAGGAGAGGAAAGTTACAATGAATGGGGAGAAAAACTCTACTTCACAGGAGTAACACGGGCCAAGAGAATCGTGAACAACAAAGCCCTCATTCGTCCTTATGTCCAATCCTTTCTGATCTATAAAGAACTTAAAATGGAAGAACCTGAGTATACGGATTATTTATACAAACAATTAACTGGTAATAAGAAGGCCGGTGCAGGAGGATTCCTCTTATGGAATGCTTCCGGCCGCTATTATATGGTCAAGAAAGATCTGAGTGAATATCACTCCCAGACTAAGTAA
- a CDS encoding tyrosine-protein kinase family protein yields the protein MKAHNIYITSMRGGSGCSLIAAHLAIVLYQHNKKVLVVDGDPLNPTQALYYHINENYPAEAYLTEGKSLSQLIQKGLGGVDVLTNLHPIKKNKFDLTAFYNKLDDIKSECSGLYDYIVWDIPALAFVSSSFTWNKRDIITYVGSPGDFAYLSRFIEHYRRMTTKGDMTYLVNGYTQKADVIAYQDILGQDSDVTYLGYVSHDEQGVQEALTKGMLLTYNEETSPIMESLELLSSYYLT from the coding sequence ATGAAAGCACATAACATTTACATAACGTCTATGAGGGGAGGTTCAGGCTGTTCCTTAATTGCGGCTCATCTGGCCATTGTCCTGTATCAACACAATAAGAAGGTTCTGGTTGTTGATGGGGACCCTCTGAATCCAACCCAGGCTTTGTATTATCATATTAATGAAAACTACCCCGCAGAAGCTTATCTGACCGAGGGTAAGAGCCTAAGCCAACTCATACAAAAAGGTTTGGGAGGGGTAGATGTTCTGACCAATCTTCATCCTATTAAGAAGAACAAATTCGACTTAACAGCTTTTTATAATAAGCTAGATGATATCAAATCAGAGTGTTCTGGACTTTATGATTATATTGTCTGGGATATTCCTGCCCTGGCTTTTGTGTCTTCTTCCTTTACCTGGAACAAGAGAGATATAATCACCTATGTAGGTAGCCCGGGGGATTTTGCCTATCTATCCCGCTTTATTGAACACTATCGTAGAATGACAACAAAAGGGGATATGACTTATCTGGTTAATGGATATACCCAAAAGGCAGATGTGATCGCCTATCAGGATATATTGGGACAGGACAGTGATGTTACCTATTTAGGTTATGTATCCCATGATGAACAGGGTGTTCAGGAAGCACTCACCAAAGGAATGCTTCTCACCTACAACGAGGAGACTAGCCCTATTATGGAATCTTTGGAACTACTCTCCTCTTATTATCTTACTTAG
- a CDS encoding lycopene cyclase domain-containing protein: protein MSLYIILNIIILGSTLIFSFDKRVSFYKVWPKMGLIYLTVSVFFIVWDMWATHQGHWSFNPRYTGVKIGNLPLGEILFFISVPYSCMFLWEIVNYFFPKTHNRKKSKSIVVTVIVMLLFAVAAIVFWQYEYTRTVCIVAIPLPLLLYFYYPYPLVDTRSIVYCGAITVAFVITNGILTGLPVVNYGEGHYLGLRVLTIPVEDFVYNFCLIGYSLLIRIK from the coding sequence ATGAGCTTATATATCATTCTCAACATTATCATATTGGGTTCCACACTCATCTTTTCTTTTGATAAAAGAGTGAGTTTTTATAAGGTATGGCCCAAAATGGGATTGATATATCTAACGGTTAGTGTGTTCTTTATTGTTTGGGATATGTGGGCGACTCATCAGGGGCATTGGAGCTTCAATCCCCGCTATACAGGTGTTAAGATTGGGAATCTACCCTTAGGAGAGATTCTCTTTTTTATATCTGTCCCTTATAGCTGTATGTTCCTCTGGGAGATTGTTAATTATTTCTTCCCTAAAACACATAACAGGAAGAAATCCAAATCTATCGTAGTAACAGTTATTGTTATGCTTCTCTTTGCTGTGGCGGCTATTGTCTTCTGGCAGTATGAGTACACACGCACCGTTTGTATAGTGGCAATTCCCCTTCCTTTGCTTTTGTATTTTTACTACCCCTACCCTCTTGTTGACACAAGGTCAATCGTATATTGTGGGGCTATTACAGTAGCCTTTGTTATAACCAATGGAATCTTAACAGGTTTGCCAGTAGTTAATTACGGTGAAGGGCATTATCTGGGACTGCGGGTACTAACTATCCCTGTTGAAGATTTTGTCTACAACTTCTGCCTCATTGGTTATAGTTTGCTGATTAGGATTAAATGA
- a CDS encoding phytoene/squalene synthase family protein produces the protein MKAKDLHRQTFKKGSKTYFNSSLFFPPKVRDKVFILYGFVRVADDYVDATPQQAQEFEDFCQAYNQAMEGKPSGNPIIDDFVELCKQEEIPPRWTEGFLKSMRMDLTKTEYNTIDETLEYIYGSAEVIGLYMSKLLGLEEASYHAAQMQGRSMQYINFIRDIAEDIDLGRRYIPLPEEGLNSFEEEHTKEHPKEWEDFLVKEIDRYNKWQAEAESGYHYIPYRYLVPIKTASDMYNWTARRMVKHPYLLYKGKIKPSKGRIILQILKNSIILLFRRH, from the coding sequence ATGAAAGCAAAAGACTTACATAGACAGACTTTTAAGAAGGGAAGTAAAACTTATTTCAATTCCAGTCTGTTCTTCCCCCCAAAGGTAAGGGATAAAGTCTTTATATTATATGGTTTTGTAAGGGTAGCTGACGATTATGTAGATGCCACCCCCCAGCAAGCACAAGAATTCGAAGACTTCTGTCAGGCTTATAATCAGGCGATGGAGGGAAAACCTTCAGGCAATCCGATTATCGATGACTTTGTAGAACTTTGTAAACAGGAAGAGATCCCTCCCCGATGGACAGAAGGTTTTCTTAAGTCTATGAGAATGGACTTAACAAAGACAGAGTACAATACCATCGATGAGACCTTAGAATATATCTATGGATCTGCCGAGGTTATCGGTTTATACATGTCCAAGCTTTTAGGTTTGGAAGAGGCTAGTTATCATGCCGCCCAGATGCAGGGTCGTTCTATGCAGTATATCAACTTCATAAGGGATATTGCAGAAGATATTGATTTAGGCAGACGCTATATTCCTCTTCCCGAAGAAGGGCTTAATAGCTTTGAGGAAGAACATACGAAGGAGCATCCTAAGGAATGGGAGGACTTTCTGGTTAAGGAGATAGATCGGTATAATAAGTGGCAGGCAGAAGCGGAATCGGGCTACCACTATATCCCCTATCGCTATCTTGTTCCTATCAAAACAGCATCGGATATGTATAACTGGACAGCAAGGCGTATGGTGAAGCATCCCTACCTTCTTTATAAGGGTAAGATCAAACCTTCCAAGGGAAGGATTATCCTACAAATTCTCAAAAATAGTATTATCTTATTATTCAGGAGGCATTAA
- a CDS encoding phytoene desaturase family protein, with translation MDIIVIGAGFAGLSCAARLAAEGNKVTILEKNESLGGRAREWKTEGFTFDMGPSWYLMPEVFDELFKDLNLNREDYYELVELDTYYKVFFENHPPLTISSDFENTLEVFRSLEDQGDKKLKDYLDKAAYKYNVAMSEFLYKDYKHIGQFFNRKMMTEGLKLDIFSPLDKFVSKYFKDIRAKQILEYAMVFLGNSPKNAPALYSLMSHVDLNLGVYFPKGGMHAVAKGLARVCMEKGVSIHVNQEVTSYKMEGKRIRSVVTRNKEYPADLVIMTGDYHHGETELLPPSHQTYPSKYWKKKTMAPSMLLAYIGTNKKFPELEHHNLYFSEDWDAHFDTIFKTKTWPDNPCFYLSVISKTDPEMAPSEGDNLFLLFPVAPGMDDSQREAYFDKALAHVEQRTGQTIKDSIIVKRLYSHRDFTEDYNAYKGTALGLAHTLFQTAVFRPGHKSKKVRNLWYNGQYTHPGVGVPMTLISSKILAQEIKNESKRLT, from the coding sequence ATGGATATTATTGTTATCGGTGCTGGTTTTGCAGGTCTTAGTTGTGCAGCTCGTCTAGCCGCTGAGGGTAACAAAGTAACAATACTGGAAAAAAACGAATCCCTCGGTGGCCGGGCCCGGGAATGGAAGACAGAGGGATTTACCTTCGATATGGGTCCTTCCTGGTATTTGATGCCCGAGGTATTCGACGAGTTATTTAAGGACCTTAATCTCAATAGGGAAGATTACTATGAACTGGTAGAATTGGACACTTATTATAAGGTGTTTTTTGAAAACCATCCTCCCCTGACTATATCCAGTGATTTTGAAAATACCTTAGAAGTCTTTCGCTCCCTGGAGGACCAGGGTGACAAAAAGCTCAAAGACTATCTTGATAAAGCAGCCTATAAATACAATGTGGCCATGTCAGAGTTTCTTTATAAGGACTATAAACATATCGGCCAGTTTTTTAACAGAAAGATGATGACAGAAGGTCTGAAGTTGGACATATTCTCACCTCTTGATAAATTTGTATCCAAGTACTTTAAAGATATCCGAGCCAAACAGATATTAGAATATGCTATGGTTTTTCTCGGGAACAGTCCTAAGAATGCTCCTGCGCTCTATAGTTTAATGAGCCATGTGGACTTAAATCTGGGGGTTTATTTCCCCAAGGGCGGAATGCATGCCGTAGCCAAAGGCTTAGCCCGTGTCTGTATGGAAAAGGGAGTAAGCATTCATGTGAATCAGGAAGTCACTTCCTATAAGATGGAGGGAAAGCGTATTCGTTCGGTAGTCACAAGGAATAAAGAATATCCAGCGGATCTGGTGATCATGACCGGAGATTATCATCATGGGGAAACAGAACTTCTTCCTCCCTCTCATCAAACCTACCCTTCCAAGTATTGGAAGAAGAAGACCATGGCCCCTTCTATGCTCCTTGCCTACATTGGAACTAATAAGAAGTTTCCCGAACTGGAACATCATAACCTTTACTTCAGTGAAGACTGGGATGCCCATTTTGATACTATATTCAAGACTAAGACATGGCCTGATAATCCCTGCTTTTACTTGAGTGTGATCAGTAAAACAGATCCTGAAATGGCTCCTTCGGAGGGAGACAATCTTTTTCTCCTCTTTCCTGTAGCTCCCGGGATGGATGATAGTCAAAGAGAAGCCTACTTTGATAAAGCCCTGGCCCATGTGGAACAGCGGACAGGACAAACCATCAAAGATAGTATTATTGTCAAACGTCTCTATAGCCATAGGGATTTTACAGAGGATTATAATGCTTATAAAGGAACCGCTCTGGGTTTAGCCCATACCCTGTTTCAAACCGCAGTCTTCCGACCAGGACATAAGAGTAAAAAAGTCAGGAATCTGTGGTATAATGGACAGTACACTCATCCAGGAGTGGGAGTCCCTATGACTTTAATCAGCTCCAAGATACTAGCTCAGGAGATCAAAAATGAAAGCAAAAGACTTACATAG
- a CDS encoding pentapeptide repeat-containing protein: MEQDNFIGNGKHLKVLLDCIEKSDVSIWNSFVRKQGPYFKADLKGLILEAEALAKINLRFARLQGAFFKQCDLTGANFSGSDITDATFNSCNLSGANFGGVNIKAASFEDTELRGIVLGRKVKVKAIPKTKIPDDLDKDDPLWRKLKQLEMQESAVAYNKEVQREAAKKKQEEDAHKLQKDSRLFELDEEPDNE; this comes from the coding sequence ATGGAGCAGGATAATTTCATTGGCAATGGAAAACACTTAAAGGTGCTCTTAGACTGTATCGAAAAAAGTGATGTCAGTATATGGAATTCATTTGTCCGTAAGCAGGGCCCTTACTTTAAGGCTGACCTCAAAGGATTAATCCTGGAAGCAGAAGCTCTGGCTAAGATTAACTTGCGTTTTGCTCGTCTTCAAGGGGCTTTTTTCAAGCAGTGTGATCTGACAGGTGCTAATTTTTCCGGTTCTGATATCACAGATGCCACCTTTAACAGTTGTAATCTATCAGGGGCTAACTTTGGGGGAGTCAATATCAAAGCCGCTTCTTTTGAGGATACCGAACTAAGGGGTATTGTCTTAGGTCGGAAGGTTAAAGTCAAAGCTATTCCCAAGACAAAGATTCCCGATGATCTTGATAAAGACGATCCCCTATGGCGTAAGCTTAAGCAATTAGAAATGCAGGAAAGTGCAGTAGCCTATAACAAAGAAGTTCAAAGAGAAGCCGCCAAGAAGAAGCAGGAAGAGGATGCTCATAAGCTTCAGAAGGATTCCCGATTATTTGAACTGGATGAGGAACCGGACAATGAGTAA
- a CDS encoding adenylate/guanylate cyclase domain-containing protein, translating into MKKHKAFRVGILELFLPLLLVTSLSIITLFYIKTKQSSLKLAKIIVNSASNRIKEKTISFLEPATSSVAILGGILEGDPEYLDSETTLRTMWELVKSNQQIYTLYIADKDGNFIQARQEPGRAIRHILRSKGTVEETWEFKDDDYVTIKELDRDGAYDPRNRPWYVKALTFNKLSWSDLYVFSSNRKPGVTASMPVTLRNDKNLVLGADITLSDLGHFLQQMSLTEGTQIVLTTPSRQIIASNQTSLLYTGDKEDFSAYTLDALEDKTLVNAYKASQEKDDQLLYFKSDNLTYYTIKSSLPSSLGFNWNILIVIPTADVLGPIKSTLYLNLGISFCLLFISLLFLSYLSKKISKPIILLAKETEHIKGFHLERVRSIESPFKEVHILNQSILSMTKGLTAFGKYVPSDIVRQLIQTKKEARLGGERQELTLFFSSINGFTKASESLTPESLFLHLSDYMEQTSQIIMNHEGTIDKYIGDTIMAFWGAPLPQENHVFNALKASLALQELIHTLNSRWLGEVKPIMDTRIGIHTGPVMVGNVGSRDRMNYTVLGHSVNIASRLEGLNKYYGTDILVSEDTYLKGRDHFAFVPIDDIRYNKTEKITLYWLLGEGYAENLSPHKKAIHHLCWKVYDAYHNQNWSEARAIYEELREYPLTKPLSTYMIPRIDRHK; encoded by the coding sequence ATGAAAAAACATAAGGCCTTTAGAGTAGGTATATTAGAACTGTTTCTGCCTTTATTGTTGGTGACAAGCCTAAGCATTATAACTCTCTTCTATATAAAAACAAAACAGTCCAGTTTAAAACTAGCCAAGATCATCGTTAATTCCGCTTCCAATCGTATTAAAGAAAAGACCATATCCTTCCTGGAACCAGCCACTTCCAGTGTGGCCATATTAGGCGGCATCCTGGAAGGGGATCCTGAATATCTCGACTCTGAGACGACCTTGCGCACAATGTGGGAGCTGGTCAAATCGAATCAGCAAATCTATACCCTGTACATAGCAGATAAAGATGGGAATTTCATCCAGGCACGACAAGAACCGGGACGTGCTATCAGACATATTCTGCGCTCAAAGGGAACAGTCGAGGAGACCTGGGAATTCAAGGATGATGATTACGTAACCATTAAGGAACTTGATAGGGATGGTGCTTATGATCCCAGAAATCGTCCCTGGTATGTGAAAGCTCTCACCTTCAATAAACTCTCCTGGTCAGACCTATACGTATTTAGTTCGAATAGAAAGCCCGGTGTTACAGCCAGTATGCCCGTCACCTTAAGAAATGATAAAAATCTTGTCTTAGGAGCGGATATCACTCTCAGTGATTTAGGACATTTTCTTCAACAGATGAGCTTAACAGAGGGAACACAAATCGTATTAACAACACCTTCCCGACAAATCATCGCTTCTAATCAGACAAGTTTGCTCTATACAGGTGATAAAGAGGATTTTTCCGCTTATACCCTGGATGCATTGGAAGACAAGACACTGGTCAATGCGTACAAAGCATCCCAGGAGAAGGATGATCAGCTCTTATATTTTAAAAGCGATAATCTGACTTATTACACAATCAAATCAAGTTTACCGTCCTCTTTAGGATTCAATTGGAACATCTTGATTGTGATTCCCACAGCTGATGTTCTGGGGCCTATTAAATCGACCCTTTATCTCAACCTGGGAATAAGCTTCTGCCTTCTTTTTATCAGTTTGTTGTTTCTATCTTACCTAAGTAAGAAAATCTCCAAACCCATTATCCTACTGGCTAAGGAGACGGAACACATCAAAGGTTTTCATCTTGAACGTGTGCGCTCTATTGAAAGTCCTTTTAAAGAAGTGCATATCCTCAATCAGTCTATACTCTCTATGACCAAAGGATTAACAGCCTTCGGCAAATACGTTCCTTCAGATATTGTGCGTCAATTAATACAAACAAAGAAAGAAGCCCGATTGGGAGGAGAACGTCAGGAACTCACCCTATTCTTTTCCTCTATTAATGGCTTTACCAAGGCGAGTGAATCATTGACCCCGGAAAGTCTCTTTCTCCATCTATCAGATTACATGGAACAAACCTCCCAGATCATCATGAACCATGAAGGGACCATAGACAAATACATTGGGGATACAATCATGGCCTTCTGGGGAGCCCCGCTACCTCAGGAGAATCATGTCTTTAATGCTTTGAAAGCCTCCCTGGCTCTTCAGGAATTGATTCATACACTGAACTCTCGCTGGTTAGGGGAAGTTAAACCCATTATGGATACACGTATCGGGATTCATACGGGACCTGTAATGGTGGGTAACGTAGGTTCCCGTGATAGGATGAATTATACAGTACTAGGTCATTCGGTGAATATTGCCAGCCGTTTAGAAGGTTTAAACAAATACTATGGAACAGACATCCTCGTTTCTGAAGATACCTATCTAAAGGGACGTGACCATTTTGCCTTTGTTCCTATTGATGATATTCGTTATAATAAGACTGAAAAGATAACCCTGTACTGGTTATTGGGGGAAGGTTATGCGGAGAACTTATCTCCCCACAAAAAGGCGATTCATCATTTATGCTGGAAAGTATACGATGCTTACCACAACCAGAACTGGTCAGAAGCGAGAGCCATATATGAAGAGCTTAGGGAATACCCCTTAACAAAGCCCCTCAGCACGTATATGATCCCCCGCATTGACAGACATAAATAA
- a CDS encoding PilZ domain-containing protein: MDEDKRQYKRYEYYQEVIVSTHQGDSHMAVFKNLSPGGALLVSPKSIGPFQNISFTFDPEDGFTSPIMVRAHVVREYKTSELYYWGVEFTHILPRDRGRIRDMQDRMSIL; the protein is encoded by the coding sequence ATGGACGAGGATAAGCGTCAATACAAGCGATACGAGTACTATCAGGAGGTCATTGTTAGTACTCATCAGGGAGATAGCCATATGGCTGTGTTTAAGAATCTAAGTCCGGGAGGGGCTTTACTCGTATCTCCTAAGTCTATCGGCCCTTTTCAGAACATATCTTTTACCTTTGATCCGGAGGATGGCTTTACCTCACCTATTATGGTAAGGGCTCATGTTGTCAGGGAGTATAAGACCTCAGAATTGTATTATTGGGGAGTTGAGTTCACCCATATTCTTCCCCGTGATAGAGGAAGAATACGGGATATGCAGGATCGGATGTCTATCCTATAG
- a CDS encoding methyl-accepting chemotaxis protein yields MQKKPIAILMRNYTGVTPEALFRGMRTAAEEQDQPILVLNGGVLHQESAYIYDYLKSQDIGGLITWASTEEEEGETFYKTFANLPRLSLSVKLPDILSLAADSYAGMCDAVEHLIKEHGKSKILYIRGPEHHGYSQERYQGYLDTLKRYKIAINEDMISPPGSWEAARGSRELQNFINNRGLKVGQDFDALVCVNDDIALNAMDDLIKRGFNVPDDVAIIGYNNTLKAQVSTPPLTTVAMPFYEQGYEAMNKIVSMKGPSNVAYSIKLPATLSLGQSCGCLNQSFSLKKAEKTEETKSKSKKKAPTQTFDSEDKNLINKVTRQVAARYKNNELKAYLKETIPSLITAIKKDTEDQAYDQIMRYIREGIKGLLAKDYPIKILQAILKGIGDNIDMILLDKSKALWIDSIITKGQIFISEGELRENRRAALTHQDQIFQLQKVNSRLKTIFDEKMLRQQLSQDLPELGISEAYMVLGEQMYPLFGNGHPQKLNTNALYPEGWIGRANKDKYLIQPLILKEVKFGHMIYAVELNNNILYDTLTEQISSILYSINMVEENIGVKQRLQKVLEAMEQKIHVVSHNSSSINKNMQTSSTAMAGNVNSIKEIADNVENVLNIISTSVELIKDTDMEVSRLKSEADKIDEITAIITDIAENTKLLSFNASVEAARAGNEGKGFSVVAKEVKKLAFNTADSAADISHMIQTVQASTNKTTESVKSLRQIISEIADLSKLIKETLTTQSDSTHELSELISQAALGTGEIDTALEEIKQIGNSL; encoded by the coding sequence ATGCAGAAAAAACCGATAGCTATCCTAATGCGTAATTATACAGGTGTTACACCAGAAGCACTATTTAGAGGGATGAGAACAGCCGCCGAAGAACAGGATCAACCCATCCTCGTATTAAATGGGGGCGTACTACATCAGGAATCTGCCTATATTTATGATTATCTAAAATCCCAGGATATAGGGGGGCTGATCACCTGGGCTTCTACGGAAGAGGAAGAAGGAGAAACATTCTACAAGACCTTTGCCAACCTGCCCCGATTGTCTCTATCGGTAAAACTCCCTGATATATTATCCCTGGCAGCAGATAGTTATGCCGGTATGTGTGATGCCGTAGAACACCTGATTAAGGAACATGGGAAAAGCAAGATCCTTTATATCAGAGGTCCAGAACATCACGGATACTCCCAGGAAAGATACCAAGGGTATCTGGATACGCTCAAACGATACAAGATAGCCATTAATGAAGATATGATTTCTCCTCCCGGATCATGGGAAGCCGCCAGAGGTAGTCGAGAATTACAGAATTTCATCAACAACAGAGGACTAAAGGTCGGTCAGGATTTTGACGCTCTGGTCTGTGTCAATGACGACATTGCCCTTAATGCCATGGATGATCTTATCAAAAGGGGATTCAACGTCCCCGACGATGTAGCGATCATTGGTTACAATAATACCCTCAAGGCTCAAGTCTCCACCCCTCCTTTAACAACTGTAGCCATGCCCTTCTATGAGCAGGGCTATGAAGCGATGAACAAGATTGTCAGCATGAAAGGCCCTAGTAATGTGGCCTATTCCATCAAGCTGCCGGCTACCTTGTCTTTGGGACAATCCTGTGGCTGCCTGAACCAAAGCTTCTCCCTAAAAAAAGCAGAGAAGACTGAGGAAACCAAATCAAAATCCAAGAAAAAAGCTCCTACACAGACCTTTGATTCAGAGGATAAAAACCTGATAAACAAGGTCACAAGGCAAGTAGCCGCCCGTTATAAGAACAATGAACTCAAAGCCTATCTTAAGGAGACGATCCCCTCCCTGATCACGGCCATTAAGAAGGACACAGAGGATCAAGCTTATGATCAGATCATGCGCTATATCAGAGAAGGGATTAAAGGGCTCTTGGCCAAAGATTATCCTATTAAAATCCTCCAGGCCATTCTTAAGGGAATTGGGGATAATATTGATATGATCCTTCTGGATAAATCAAAAGCCCTTTGGATAGATTCTATCATTACCAAAGGGCAGATCTTTATCTCCGAAGGGGAGCTAAGGGAGAACAGACGGGCAGCCCTGACCCATCAAGACCAAATATTCCAGCTCCAGAAGGTAAACTCACGGCTTAAAACCATTTTTGATGAGAAAATGCTGCGACAGCAGTTGAGCCAGGACCTCCCGGAACTAGGGATTAGTGAAGCCTATATGGTACTCGGGGAACAAATGTATCCCCTCTTTGGCAATGGCCATCCCCAGAAGCTCAACACCAATGCCCTCTATCCTGAAGGATGGATAGGAAGGGCCAATAAGGACAAATACCTCATCCAGCCTTTGATTCTGAAAGAAGTCAAATTCGGTCATATGATTTATGCTGTGGAGTTAAACAATAACATCCTCTATGACACTTTAACGGAACAAATATCGAGCATCCTCTACAGTATCAATATGGTAGAAGAGAATATCGGTGTAAAGCAAAGGCTTCAGAAAGTCCTGGAGGCTATGGAGCAAAAGATCCATGTCGTATCCCATAACTCATCCAGTATCAACAAAAACATGCAAACCAGTTCCACTGCCATGGCAGGTAATGTAAACAGCATCAAAGAGATAGCAGACAACGTTGAGAATGTTCTGAATATCATCTCCACCAGTGTGGAACTCATCAAAGATACAGATATGGAAGTGTCCCGATTAAAAAGCGAAGCCGACAAAATCGATGAGATCACAGCGATCATTACAGATATCGCAGAAAATACAAAACTCTTGTCCTTTAACGCCTCAGTGGAAGCGGCTCGAGCCGGAAATGAAGGTAAGGGCTTCTCTGTAGTAGCCAAGGAAGTTAAAAAACTGGCTTTTAATACAGCAGACTCTGCCGCCGATATATCTCACATGATCCAGACCGTTCAGGCCAGTACGAATAAGACCACGGAATCTGTTAAGTCCTTACGTCAGATCATCAGTGAGATAGCCGACCTGTCAAAACTGATAAAAGAAACCCTTACAACCCAGTCTGATTCCACCCATGAATTGTCTGAACTAATTAGCCAGGCCGCTTTGGGAACCGGCGAAATCGATACGGCTCTAGAAGAAATCAAGCAGATTGGAAACTCCCTATAG